The genome window CCGGTGGAGCCAGTATGAAACATATCTTAGGTTCGATTCTCTTGGTTGTACTCGGTGGAGCCCTGGCGTTCGGAGCAAATTCCCTATTTTCTTCCATGTCTCCCTCCGACACGACGACCGCTACAACAGCAGTCACTGCGGAGCAGAACTACAAGATCGGACGTATCCAAGCTTTCCTGAATCCATTATCCGATATTAATGGCGGAAGTCTTAACCTCTACCGTTCCCTTGTTGCCATTGGTGATGGCGGCATGACAGGTTCCGGGATTGGACAAGGTACGATGAAGCTTCACTATTTGCCAAATGCGTATAATGACTTTATTTTCTCCGTGATTGGTGAAGAACTCGGGTTCATCGGAAGTACATTATTCCTGCTCGTTTACCTGTACTTCATCTGGCGAGGAATTATTGTCTCTCTCCGCTGTCCCGATCCATTCGGAACATTGGTCGGCATTGGCATTATGGGATTGATCGCGATTCAGGCATTTATCAACATCGGTGGTGTAACTCAAACCATTCCGTTGACGGGTGTCACGCTTCCGTTTATCAGTTATGGGGGTACCTCACTCTTTGTGATGATGGTCGCCATGGGCATTCTGCTCAGTATCTCGCGCACCAACAATCTGGACGTAATCAAGGAAGAAAAAACGAAGTCAGTGACTGTACAGACACAGACTCGTACCTCTCCTGCTCTTCGTTCACGGGAGTCCATTCGTCGGATTCGGTAAAAAACAACATAAAAAAAGGCTGTGCACCTAATGGATGCGCAGCCTTTTTGTGTGTACTCGTTTGACAATTCTGTCTATCAAGATGAAGAACAGGTTGATGTATCCTGTTCTCCATTGCGGATTGCGATGTCTACAGATCGTCGCCTTTGAAAGATACGCCTTCTACCTTTACATTGACTTCAACCACGCGTAATCCGGTCATGGTCTCTACCGCTTCTCTTACGTTCTGCTGAAGCATACGGGAAACTTCATGAATCGGGGTTTCGTACAGGACGATGATGCGCAGGTCAATGGCTGCTTCCAGCTGGCCGACCTCAACGCTCACGCCTTTCTGTACGTTTTTACCGCTGAGTCGCTTCGCCCAGCCCTCTGACAAACCTCCAGACATTGCGGCAATTCCGGGCGTTTCCATTGCAGCCATTCCGGCAATTTTCGCAACCACGTCATCGGCAATCCGGATGTTTCCGCTCTCCAGTTGAAGTTGTTCTGCCATGCCACATCCTCCTTCACTTCGTTACTCGTATTTTAAATCCTTTCCACCCCAAAAAGCAAATTAAACTCAAAAAGATGCGTTTACAACCTACCACCATTTGGTTATATTGAAATATGAAAATAATCTCATAAGCGATTTACATGCAATTCAAAACAAAATAATTTTATAACCGAGGTGTTTGTTGTGAGAAACCGGATTTCATCCATTTTGCTGATTGTGTTCTTTGCACTCAGTGCCATCGCCCACTTCTTGAAATGGGATTCGATTCTACAGTTCGTGATATCAGCCATTTCGGTTATTTTTGTGGCCGGTTTTTTAGGCAAAGCCACCGAAAATGTTGCCCACTACGCCGGACAGCGGCTGGGTGGATTCTTGAATGCGACCTTCGGCAATGCCGCCGAATTGATTATTGCCATTTTCCTCGTTAAAGAGGGACTGTTCGACATGGTCAAAGCAAGTCTGACAGGATCCATCATCGGTAATCTGCTGTTAGTGCTTGGGTTAAGTATTTTTGCCGGGGGACTCAAGTTCAAAATTCAGAATTATAATGTTTCACTCGCAGGCCTGAATGGATCCCTGATGATTGTTGCCATCATTGCCCTGTTTATTCCGGCAGTCTTTCTCAATACACATTCCATTACACAGAAAGACACCAATACACTTAGTCTCATCGTAGCCGGATTGCTCATTCTCGCGTATATTGCCTGGTTATTATTCTCCATGGTGACGCATAAGAACTACCTTGCAGACGTCACTGAGGATCGCGATGAAGAGCTGCCGCATGAACATGCTCCGGCATGGTCCAAGAAAAAGTCTATTCTCTACCTGGTGCTTGCAACGGTCATGGTTGCCTTTGTCAGTGAATGGCTGGTCGGCACGCTTGAAGTCTTCACTTCGGAATTTGGACTTAGCGAACTGTTTGTCGGTGCATTCCTGGTGGCCATCATCGGTAATGCGGCCGAACACAGTGCAGCCATCATGCTTGCCATGAAAAATAAAATTGGAGCCGCCGTCGAGATTGCGGTCGGCAGCAGTTTGCAGATCGCACTTTTCGTAGCTCCTGTACTGATTTTTGTCAGCTACTTCACAGGCAGAACCATGGATATCGTATTTACAACCATTGAACTGGTCGCCATCGGCGTATCCGTATTTATTGCCAAGTCCATTACCCAAGATGGTTCAACCAATTGGTACGAAGGCTTACTCCTGCTCGTGGTATATATCATACTCGGCGTATCCTTCTTCCTGGTGTAACCAGGCCTTACGCATCCATCATCATAATAAACAAGCCACAAGAGGCAGCCCAATGTACATTTGGAGCTGTCTCTTTGCTTGTATACGCCTTCTGGCTGGCTTGTATCCCCATCCCCCCGTTCAGACGCACAAAAAAAGCATGCATAAACGCCTGCATGCCTTCTATTCTGACCCGCGCATTTGCAGGCTATTGCTCATTCTTCTTGTTCAAGGCTTCATATAGAATTGCCAAATTCCGCTCAAGCGCGCTAACCAGCTGCTTACCTGCACCTTCTGGAAGGAGCCCTGCACGAACAGCAAAATCAACTTCCTTGGAGAACCCATACATCTGTGTATCCAATACTTCCTCATAGAGAGGGCAGTAGCGGGTAGCCAGATTCTCCATCTGTACTTCAATAAGCTTCTGTATTTTATCTGCATCTTCTTGAAGAAGACTGATCGCTTTCAAATTCAGCTGGTCCTGCAGATCAGATGAAGTCATGCATTTTTCCCCCCTATGTCCCAAAAATCGCGTAAAGACGTTCTACCTCTAATATTAGACGAAATGAAGAGCTAATACAAGAACCTGACCAAAATAAGAACGCAAAGTTAAGCCTGCTGTTGAAGCTTAATCCTCCTGTTTCAGTCCCGTCCAGATGAGTATTCAGATCATTCCATGCCAAAAAACACCCCTGCCAAAAAAGGCAAAGGTGCTTCTTGAGAGCTATTACTCAGATGCGATGCTTACATTCAGTCCATGCTTGGCAAATACTTCTGACATGGCTGCTTTTGCTTCAACTGCATCTGGACCATGAACATGCAGTTCATAGCTGTGCGTGCTGATCAGCGTTGTAAACAATCCGAGAATACTTTTTACATCGATATACTTGTTCTCCGAATGAAGCACGATTGAAGAAGTAAACTTGCCTGCTGTTTGAGCAATTTCCACTACAGCCGCGTTATTACTCGACATAGGAATCCCTCCGTCTTTTTACGATTGGTATCATCTATTAATTACCACTACATGATACCGTGAATCCGCTTTCCTAGCAACAGCAAAATCCTTTTCCTATTTCAAACGGTCCGGATTCAGGCATTCCAGCTCAGGAATCACAAAAATACCGTCTTTACGAATCAGCACATCGTCAAAATAAATCTCCCCGCCACCATAATCCGGACGCTGGATCAACACCAGATCCCAGTGGATGGACGAGCGGTTGCCATTGTCTGTTTCTTCGTAAGCCTGACCTGGTGTAAAGTGCAAGCTGCCTGCGATTTTTTCATCGAACAGAATATCTTTCATCGGATGCAGAATATGCGGGTTAAATCCAATTGCGAACTCACCGATATGACGAGCACCCTCATCCGAATTCAGGATTTCATTCAAACGCTCAGTATCGTTGCTTGTCGCTTCAATGATTTTCCCATTCTCGAATGTGAACTTGATATTTTCAAATGTCACTCCGTTATACAACGTTGGTGTGTTATAACTGATCGTTCCGTTCACGGAATCACGTACAGGGGCGCTGTACACTTCACCATCCGGAATATTTTTTTGCCCGGAACATTTCTCTGCACCGATATCTTTAATGGAGAAGCTCAGATCTGTTTCCGGTCCGGTAATGCGAACTTTATCTGTACGCTTCATCAGGTTAGCGAGTGAGTCCTGCGCTTTGTCCATTTTGGCGTAATCCAGGTTACATACGTCGAAGTAGAAATCTTCAAACGCTTCTGTACTCGTATTGGCGAGTTGCGCCATACTTGCGTTAGGGTAACGAAGTACAACCCATTTCGTATGTTTGACACGTTGTTCACTATGTACCGGGTGGGAGTACAATGAATTGTACATTTTCATTTTTTCTTCCGGCACATCGGACAGATCATTCACATTTTCTCCCGCACGAATACCGATATAACAATCCATCTGCTTCATACGGTTCAGATCAATCTCTGCCCATGTTTTCATCATTTCTTCGGTCGCATTTTTCAGCATAGCACGCTGTACGGTCTTATCAGTCAACTGTACAAAGACGTTACCACCTTTTTTGCCTACCTCTTCAATGATGGCGTTAATCAGATCACGTTCTGATCCAATCATCTCAACCAATACATTTTCACCAGGCTGCACATCTACAGAATAGCCCACCAGGCTTGCTGCAAGCTTTTGAATTCTTGGGTCTTTCATCTTGGTAAAATCCTCCTGTCTTCTGCCATGCTTGAATTGAACAACGGTAAATTACGATACTATTGTAGCACGCGAACAGTCATCCCGTCAGCAGGCAGTCCCTCACTTCGTTTATTGATATGACTTGAAGTTTACATCGGTGACAAGGGCTTCTTTGTTATTTTTACGGTTGTTGTCCGTGTAACTCACCTGACTTTCAGAGGATAAGCGAAGAGGCAGACTGCTCTTCCGATCTACGGTGAGATGATATACCGTCTGTACGCTCGCTTGTTTCATCATCTGTTGCATCGTTATTTCACCTTGTTTCCAAACTTGATCCAGATCCTTCTCAAGCTTCTCTTTACGTGCGCCTTTCACCGTAGAAGCCTTATGCATATATTCTGCCCGAATGGCGTTCATTTCGTCGTTCAGCTGGGCTACAGCCCATGTTTTGGCATCTTCCGGTGCAAGTTCAATTCGTAATGTTCTGGTTCGACGACCGGCCCCATATTCGGATTGAATGGTTTTGTTCATCTTGTCTATTTTCTCCATCTGGGCAATTGGATTAAAGCGGGAAAGAGAACCACGAAGCGGCTCATGTTGCGCTGATAATGCCATCCACTGCCCTTGTTTCCGCTCGAAAGAGGCGCTAAACCCACTGGGCTGTCCATTATTTTTTACGGCAGTCGTATGAATGCCTGTGCCCACAGCAGTTACTTCTCCAGGTAATCGGGTCTGAAGGGTCAGGCGGTCATGATTCTCCAGCTTTCCTTCGAATTTGAACTGATTCTCGAACAATCCACTGTTCTCCCGTCGAAGTCCTGCTTCTCCTTCAAAACTTAATGTTTCTTTTCCCGCTATCCCCGATAAAGCCAGGGAAAAAACCTCTTCGGGCGTTCGATCTCGCTGGATGAATCCACAACCCGGGACACCAATCATCAAGATGCTCACTAATAACCATAACGTACGTACCGAATGGCGGTTAAGCATGTCTATCTTCACCCTTCCATGAACTTTCTCCATAGATTGCCCCGCCCGTATATGCTTATACTTCCTTCTATACACAACTTGATCACGAATACATAAAAAAAAGAGAACGACTCCGCAAATGGAATTGTTCTCTCTTAACGCGTTATATCCTGTTCCTCTACAACAATTCTGTTCCGACCACCATTCTTCGCGCTGTACAAGGCCATATCAGCCCGATAAAACAAAGACTCTACGCTAACCTTCTCATCCATCCAATTCCACTCTGCGATGCCACTGGATACCGTAACGAGTGGTCTGGTCTCTTCTGCAACTCTCTTTCGAATCACTTCCGCATAATCCAGCGCCTGACGTACACTCACCTGCGGCATATAGATCGCGAGTTCTTCTCCACCCCATCTGGCGCATATATCCTCCGTGCGAACCGAACTGGTGACGATCTCACTCACTTGTTTCAGTACTTGATCGCCAGTCTGGTGTCCAAAGGTATCATTCACCTGTTTGAACTGATCAATATCCACCACAATGAGGGAGCCACAGAATTCATGAGCCTGTCGCTCGTGAATGACACTATCCAGATAATGCCTCACGTACAGACCTGTCAACATATCCAGATTAGCCAAGCGCCGAACCTCGGCGTGTAACGTGGCATTTGACAGCGCTAGCCCGATATGGATGGACAACATCTGTAAGAGCCGATAATTGTCATATGAAAAATAATGCTCTCGACTGTGTCCCAGCAAAATGGCTCCCTTCACTTCACCATTAACTCTAATCGGTGAAGCAATCAGTGACATAGATCCCGTATCTTCCATGAAAAAGGAGGAGACTTTATCATATTGCGCATAATTGGTTATAATAAGCGGTTCCTCTGTTCGATACACCAAACCTGCAATACCGTAGTCCACAGAAAAAGATTGGTGAAATACATCCTTCACATTGGATGACATGACTTCGAAGTCGTTTGTACTATCATTGAGTTGAAGAATGCAACATGTTTCAGCCTGAAATATTTCCTTCAACTCCTGCTCGGATAATTGATAAATCTCCGAAAGGTGCAGGCTCTTGTTTAAACGCTGTGTAAGATCATTGATTAGACGAAGTTCCTGAATCAGCATATTGGATTGTTCGTGCAACTTGGCGTTCTCAAAGGCCGTGCCTGCAGTGTCCACCATCATCGTAATCAATTGCAAGTCCGATTCTTCCATGATCTCTTCATTCATTTCAATATGGAACACACCGTATATGCCTTGTTTTCCTTTCAGCGGAATACCTACATCTACAATGCGGTCTTCTCCATCATCGGAACGAGCAACGATCAGTTTGCCTGCCATAAATGAACGTACACAGATATCTTCTCCCCGCTCGTGGACAAGCAACGGTTTAATCCGTGGATTATAGTTGCTCTGATCCTGAGACATATAGAGTTTGATATAGGTGGCCGGGTACAGGTAGTCCATACTGTCAAATACCTCATCCAATATGGCCTCGACATCCATTTTGTCATGCATTCGCTGAACAATCTGAAAGAGGATAGACCTCCGGTGTTCCTCACGCGCTGTTTGTTCATGAGCATGTAACAGGTCCGTCATAAATATGTATTCAAATCTTCGGTAAAAGCAGGTGCGGTAATGCAATGCCTCAGATCGAACCACAGCTTCAGACGTTTCATATCGATTGGATTCATAGATCACAGCAGTGAATACGGCAAACATATCCTTGTTCGTTCTGGAGAATAAGGGGTGTGTTATCAGGAGATATTCTCCACGGTCGCTAGTCCCTCTGTGAGACAGGGCCTGTCTCTTATCCAAACATTCCAATACAAGCCTGCTTGCATCCAACCCTGGATCAGCCTCATGATCACGATCGTACCCTACACAATCGCCTTCCGTGTTCCATACGCTGTAATAGGTTGATCCCTTGTCCAGGCCTGAATCTGCTTTGGAGTTCCAGTCATTGTATGCCTGCTCTAGCAAGCTGCCCAAATATGAAAAATCAAAAGGTGTGATATCCATTTTTTGCATCCACAACACATGCTCTTCATGAGAACGAGGAGCGGAAACAGATGCGGAATCGCCCGAACTTCGTGAATTCAAGCTGGCAGGTAAACTTCTTAGATGTTCTAACATGTCAGGCGCTCCTTTGCACCGTTTTTGCATCCACCAGGATGCATTAATCTGCAGACGTTATCGCAAACCTGCAAATTCGTCACGATAACCTTATTACATAAAGATGATTTAAAGTTAAGATACAATCTATTTTACTCTGTTTAAAGCTTTTTTGCATCCATATTTCAGAAAATTGTCCCATTATTTTAGGCCCAATGACCTATCGACAAATTTAGACGTTTTTTTGCTTTTATTCTACGCTTGACTTTGGTTCTCTTAAACTGTAATATAAATTGTTGATGAAGACTACTAATGGGTCTTTAAATTTGGGCATTACCGGTTGTGTCACCCTCATTCTTTTTGTTGCTTTCAGGACAGCGGCTGAACTTTCCTGATCGTTCTATGCGAGGCCAAGCCCGCATCAACAAATTGGAGCGCAAACAGAGCCCTAATATGAACTTTAACTAAAAAGGAGCTACTTTAAACATGGCACGTTACACTGGTCCTAAATTTAAATTGAGCCGTCGCCTCGGCATTTCCCTTAGCGGAACAGGCAAAGAATTGAAACGTCCTTTCCCTCCAGGTCAGCACGGAGCTAACCAACGCAGAAAAATGAGCAACTACGGTATGCAATTGCAAGAAAAACAAAAATTGCGCCACATGTACGGTTTGGGCGAGAAGCAATTCCGCACACTGTTCTCTAAAGCTCAAAAAATGCAAGGTATTGCCGGTGAGAACTTCATGTTCTTGCTTGAGTGCCGCCTTGACAACCTCGTTTACCGCCTTGGGTTTGCTAACTCCCGCGCTGGAGCGCGTCAGTTGGTAGCACACGGTCACGTAACTGTAAACGGCAAAAAAGTCGATATCGCTTCTTACCAAGTAAGCACTGGCGATGTAATCGGCTTGCGTGAGAAGAGCCGCGCTCTTTCTTCCGTTAAAGAAGCTTTGGAAGGCCGTTCGCATCTTCCAGCTTACGTTGAATACAACGAAGCAGCTGTAGAAGGTAAATTCATCCGCTTGCCTGAGCGTGCTGAATTGTCCCAAGACATCGATGAAAAACAAATCGTCGAGTTCTACAACCGTTAATCGTTGCAATCACATTAAAGTTTCAATCCAAACAGCTGTCGAGATTTTCTCGACAGCTGTTTTTCTATGCTTTTTTCTATTTATCTTCATTAAAAGACCTTAATTAACGATATAAAATATAGACTCCCTTTAGGAGAAGCACACATCCATACAATCATCACAAGAGTTACATCAAGGGGGATTACACATGAATTTTTTTCGCAATCGCAAGCTCGCTGTTAAGCTGGGACTTTTACTCGGGATCGTATTGCTCTGCTGTATTGGAGCCCTGATTGCATTTAACACCAAATCGATTTACGACAAAAGCCTGCAATACGGGGAAACCGTTGCGGGACAAGCAGCGAATCGTGCTACGAACGAGTTCATGACAGACATGAACCAGGTCAAAAACACATTGGACACCATGAGTATCACGTTATTGGATGCCGCTAAGAACGGCTCACTCAATCGCGAGGAAGTCGTTAGACTTCTTGAGCAGTATCTGAAAAAGGATGAGAAAGTTTTTGGCTTTTATACGGGCTGGGAACCGAATGCCTTTGATGGAAACGATGCGAGTCACGTCAATAAAAATGATTATGATGATGCTACGGGTCGATTTGTTCCATACGCCATACGGGACGGCAACTCTCTGCATTTTGAGCCGCTCACGACCTATGAGGGAAACAGTGAAACCAGTACATATTATCAGCTGCCCAAGAAAACCAAATCCATCTATTGGTCAGAGCCTGTTACCTATACGGTTGGCGGGAAAGAAACACTACTCGTTTCGATTGTCCTCCCTCTCTTGGATGAAAACAACACTTTTCTCGGTATTGTTGGGGCCGACTTTACCATTGATCGTTTTC of Paenibacillus sp. FSL R5-0517 contains these proteins:
- a CDS encoding aminopeptidase produces the protein MKDPRIQKLAASLVGYSVDVQPGENVLVEMIGSERDLINAIIEEVGKKGGNVFVQLTDKTVQRAMLKNATEEMMKTWAEIDLNRMKQMDCYIGIRAGENVNDLSDVPEEKMKMYNSLYSHPVHSEQRVKHTKWVVLRYPNASMAQLANTSTEAFEDFYFDVCNLDYAKMDKAQDSLANLMKRTDKVRITGPETDLSFSIKDIGAEKCSGQKNIPDGEVYSAPVRDSVNGTISYNTPTLYNGVTFENIKFTFENGKIIEATSNDTERLNEILNSDEGARHIGEFAIGFNPHILHPMKDILFDEKIAGSLHFTPGQAYEETDNGNRSSIHWDLVLIQRPDYGGGEIYFDDVLIRKDGIFVIPELECLNPDRLK
- a CDS encoding YlaN family protein, with amino-acid sequence MTSSDLQDQLNLKAISLLQEDADKIQKLIEVQMENLATRYCPLYEEVLDTQMYGFSKEVDFAVRAGLLPEGAGKQLVSALERNLAILYEALNKKNEQ
- a CDS encoding HPr family phosphocarrier protein, with amino-acid sequence MSSNNAAVVEIAQTAGKFTSSIVLHSENKYIDVKSILGLFTTLISTHSYELHVHGPDAVEAKAAMSEVFAKHGLNVSIASE
- the cax gene encoding calcium/proton exchanger, whose amino-acid sequence is MRNRISSILLIVFFALSAIAHFLKWDSILQFVISAISVIFVAGFLGKATENVAHYAGQRLGGFLNATFGNAAELIIAIFLVKEGLFDMVKASLTGSIIGNLLLVLGLSIFAGGLKFKIQNYNVSLAGLNGSLMIVAIIALFIPAVFLNTHSITQKDTNTLSLIVAGLLILAYIAWLLFSMVTHKNYLADVTEDRDEELPHEHAPAWSKKKSILYLVLATVMVAFVSEWLVGTLEVFTSEFGLSELFVGAFLVAIIGNAAEHSAAIMLAMKNKIGAAVEIAVGSSLQIALFVAPVLIFVSYFTGRTMDIVFTTIELVAIGVSVFIAKSITQDGSTNWYEGLLLLVVYIILGVSFFLV
- the rpsD gene encoding 30S ribosomal protein S4 gives rise to the protein MARYTGPKFKLSRRLGISLSGTGKELKRPFPPGQHGANQRRKMSNYGMQLQEKQKLRHMYGLGEKQFRTLFSKAQKMQGIAGENFMFLLECRLDNLVYRLGFANSRAGARQLVAHGHVTVNGKKVDIASYQVSTGDVIGLREKSRALSSVKEALEGRSHLPAYVEYNEAAVEGKFIRLPERAELSQDIDEKQIVEFYNR
- the ftsW gene encoding putative lipid II flippase FtsW produces the protein MKQQTAQTKTKRGTPDFQLLILTLLLVGFGLVMVFSSSSSIAIASDRFNNDALYFTKKQLVWAIIGLFGMFFAMNIRFNKYKKLYAPFFLITTVMLVIVLISGAVLNGARSWIHIFGFSLQPAEFAKIAIILYLSALITKKGEKFRVFKTGYFPVLFIVGFIAGLIMLQPDFGTTFILVSTCGLLIYAGGASMKHILGSILLVVLGGALAFGANSLFSSMSPSDTTTATTAVTAEQNYKIGRIQAFLNPLSDINGGSLNLYRSLVAIGDGGMTGSGIGQGTMKLHYLPNAYNDFIFSVIGEELGFIGSTLFLLVYLYFIWRGIIVSLRCPDPFGTLVGIGIMGLIAIQAFINIGGVTQTIPLTGVTLPFISYGGTSLFVMMVAMGILLSISRTNNLDVIKEEKTKSVTVQTQTRTSPALRSRESIRRIR
- a CDS encoding sensor domain-containing diguanylate cyclase → MLEHLRSLPASLNSRSSGDSASVSAPRSHEEHVLWMQKMDITPFDFSYLGSLLEQAYNDWNSKADSGLDKGSTYYSVWNTEGDCVGYDRDHEADPGLDASRLVLECLDKRQALSHRGTSDRGEYLLITHPLFSRTNKDMFAVFTAVIYESNRYETSEAVVRSEALHYRTCFYRRFEYIFMTDLLHAHEQTAREEHRRSILFQIVQRMHDKMDVEAILDEVFDSMDYLYPATYIKLYMSQDQSNYNPRIKPLLVHERGEDICVRSFMAGKLIVARSDDGEDRIVDVGIPLKGKQGIYGVFHIEMNEEIMEESDLQLITMMVDTAGTAFENAKLHEQSNMLIQELRLINDLTQRLNKSLHLSEIYQLSEQELKEIFQAETCCILQLNDSTNDFEVMSSNVKDVFHQSFSVDYGIAGLVYRTEEPLIITNYAQYDKVSSFFMEDTGSMSLIASPIRVNGEVKGAILLGHSREHYFSYDNYRLLQMLSIHIGLALSNATLHAEVRRLANLDMLTGLYVRHYLDSVIHERQAHEFCGSLIVVDIDQFKQVNDTFGHQTGDQVLKQVSEIVTSSVRTEDICARWGGEELAIYMPQVSVRQALDYAEVIRKRVAEETRPLVTVSSGIAEWNWMDEKVSVESLFYRADMALYSAKNGGRNRIVVEEQDITR
- a CDS encoding Asp23/Gls24 family envelope stress response protein; the protein is MAEQLQLESGNIRIADDVVAKIAGMAAMETPGIAAMSGGLSEGWAKRLSGKNVQKGVSVEVGQLEAAIDLRIIVLYETPIHEVSRMLQQNVREAVETMTGLRVVEVNVKVEGVSFKGDDL